A single Cucumis melo cultivar AY chromosome 4, USDA_Cmelo_AY_1.0, whole genome shotgun sequence DNA region contains:
- the CTR1 gene encoding serine/threonine-protein kinase CTR1-like, with protein MEMPGRRLNYTLLSQIPDDQYSGGVAGASASFIETSSGEGKNDRRKLERGLDWEVAGDHRAGQQQQVNWIGNMYSAFGLQRQSSGSSFGESSISGEYYAPTPSTTVANETDAFGCTHDDVLRIGGDSRAQAGEMAAGAGGSSAKSWAQQTEESYQLQLALALRLSSVATCADDPNFLNPFHDDSALRRPISSAEAVSHRFWVNGCLSYFDKVPDGFYLIHGMDPYVWTVCTSLPDNDRMPSIESLKSVDPSTDSSIEVVLIDRRTDPNLKDLQNWVQSISCSSITTEEVVDQLAKLVCRSLGGSVSGEDALVSIWKECSDNLKETLGSVVIPLGGLSVGLCRHRALLFKVLADTIDLPCRVAKGCKYCSCHDSSSCLVQFGLDKEYLVDLIGNPGCLYEPDSLLNGPSSISISSPLRFPRLNPVEPATDFRSLAKQYFSDCQLLNVVFDEASSCNHSEITLDGEDGALPLYPKQFDRKFTNRSNQMLVTGDGDEKSILLHPKTSQPNSHDRDCQLYKPRDNSHSIIQPTGVVEDSIPLKYIPHNNRGSMQSLLDMSQPRMDSSMDVRFAPGGQLIPSTRSRTLPLGAEDLDIPWGELVLKERIGAGSFGTVHRADWHGSEVAVKILTEQDFHPERVNEFLREVAIMKSLRHPNIVLFMGAVTKPPNLSIVTEYLSRGSLYRLLHKSGVKDIDETRRINMAFDVAKGMNYLHRRDPPIVHRDLKSPNLLVDKKYTVKVCDFGLSRLKARTFLSSKSAAGTPEWMAPEVLRDEPSNEKSDVYSFGVILWELATLQQPWCNLNPAQVVAAVGFKGKRLDIPRDVNPKLASLIVACWADEPWKRPSFSSIMETLKPMTKQAPPKQSRTDTLSVM; from the exons ATGGAAATGCCCGGCAGGAGGTTGAACTATACGCTTCTAAGTCAAATTCCAGACGACCAATACAGTGGCGGCGTTGCCGGAGCTTCCGCATCTTTCATAGAAACATCATCGGGAGAGGGGAAGAACGACAGGAGGAAGTTAGAAAGAGGATTGGATTGGGAAGTTGCTGGTGATCATAGGGCGGGTCAGCAGCAGCAGGTTAATTGGATCGGCAATATGTACTCGGCGTTTGGTTTGCAGAGGCAGTCCAGTGGAAGCAGCTTTGGAGAGAGCTCGATATCTGGGGAATACTATGCACCGACACCATCTACTACGGTGGCTAATGAGACAGATGCGTTTGGTTGTACGCACGATGATGTGCTTAGAATTGGAGGAGATTCGAGAGCACAGGCAGGCGAGATGGCCGCTGGGGCAGGAGGATCTTCTGCTAAGAGCTGGGCGCAACAAACGGAGGAGAGTTATCAGCTGCAGTTGGCATTGGCGCTTCGGCTTTCATCTGTGGCGACTTGTGCTGATGATCCTAATTTCTTGAATCCATTTCATGATGATTCAGCTTTAAGGAGGCCGATAAGCTCTGCTGAGGCTGTGTCACATCGATTCTGG GTGAATGGCTGTCTATCGTACTTCGACAAAGTCCCTGATGGGTTTTATCTAATCCATGGAATGGATCCATATGTATGGACTGTGTGCACCAGCCTGCCTGATAATGATCGCATGCCATCAATTGAATCTCTAAAGTCTGTTGATCCCAGTACAGATTCGTCAATTGAAGTTGTTTTGATTGATCGGCGCACTGATCCCAACTTAAAAGACCTCCAAAATTGGGTCCAAAGCATTTCTTGCAGCTCTATAACTACAGAAGAGGTTGTAGACCAGCTTGCAAAACTTGTCTGCAGGAGTTTGGG TGGCTCAGTTTCTGGAGAAGACGCATTGGTGTCCATCTGGAAGGAGTGCAGTGATAACTTGAAGGAGACCTTAGGCTCAGTGGTTATTCCTCTTGGTGGACTTTCTGTAGGACTCTGCCGGCATCGTGCTCTTCTTTTCAAA GTGTTAGCTGACACAATTGATTTACCCTGTCGTGTAGCCAAGGGGTGTAAATATTGCTCATGCCATGATTCTTCTTCTTGTCTAGTTCAGTTTGGGCTTGACAA GGAGTATCTGGTCGACTTAATCGGCAATCCTGGTTGCTTATATGAGCCTGATTCTTTACTCAATGGTCCATCCTCCATTTCGATCTCCTCACCATTGCGATTTCCACGACTAAATCCAGTAGAGCCTGCCACCGATTTCAGGTCACTGGCTAAACAGTACTTTTCAGATTGCCAGTTGCTCAATGTTGTTTTCGATGAAGCTTCCTCATGTAATCACTCAG AAATTACTTTGGATGGAGAAGACGGCGCACTCCCATTGTATCCAAAGCAGTTTGATAGGAAATTCACCAACAGAAGCAACCAAATGCTTGTCACTGGTGATGGTGATGAAAAATCCATTTTACTGCATCCAAAAACTTCACAGCCTAACTCCCATGACAGAGATTGCCAACTGTATAAACCACGTGATAATTCTCATAGTATTATTCAACCAACTGGCGTGGTTGAGGATTCAATCCCACTGAAGTACATTCCACATAATAATCGTGGAAGCATGCAGTCACTTTTGGATATGTCCCAGCCAAGGATGGATTCTTCTATGGATGTAAGGTTTGCACCGGGAGGTCAGCTAATACCAAGCACTCGGAGTAGAACACTTCCCCTTGGTGCGGAGGATTTGGACATTCCATGGGGTGAActtgttttaaaagaaagaatTGGAGCAG GTTCTTTTGGAACTGTGCATCGTGCTGATTGGCATGGATCG GAAGTTGCTGTGAAGATCCTCACAGAACAAGACTTCCATCCTGAACGTGTTAATGAGTTTCTGAGAGAG GTTGCTATCATGAAATCTTTACGACATCCTAATATTGTACTGTTTATGGGTGCGGTGACCAAGCCACCAAACTTGTCCATTGTCACCGAATATCTATCGAG AGGTAGCTTGTATAGGCTTTTGCATAAGTCAGGTGTCAAAGACATAGATGAAACACGTCGAATAAATATGGCTTTTGATGTG GCAAAGGGAATGAACTATCTCCACAGGCGTGATCCTCCAATTGTTCATCGTGATTTAAAATCACCGAATCTGTTAGTTGACAAGAAGTATACAGTAAAG GTTTGTGATTTTGGTCTCTCCCGTTTAAAGGCACGCACATTTCTTTCATCCAAATCTGCAGCTGGAACA CCTGAATGGATGGCACCAGAAGTACTACGTGATGAACCATCAAATGAAAAGTCAGATGTTTACAGCTTTGGAGTGATTTTGTGGGAGTTGGCAACTTTGCAACAGCCATGGTGTAATCTAAACCCAGCTCAG GTTGTCGCAGCTGTTGGATTTAAGGGCAAAAGGCTTGACATCCCACGAGATGTAAATCCCAAATTGGCTTCCTTAATAGTGGCTTGCTGGGCCGA TGAGCCATGGAAACGTCCTTCTTTTTCCAGCATTATGGAAACCTTGAAACCAATGACTAAACAAGCGCCACCTAAACAAAGTCGCACAGACACCCTCTCGGTTATGTGA
- the LOC103486570 gene encoding protein ROS1A, whose translation MDSGQPEGNKADVQGGSWIPATPMKPILPKPPLQPLIYARMDRNQPRPYWLGSDRLFSNSNKEAETRSGVACYGGANSMTANGSNDWEAAQARQFQVARNDNGTVTIHSMDALGGIPFLQLMALADAASIVGADAALGGNASDLFDSGSSYQIELESSSMKDRFGGSCVPEAKEYVPSEHGSQYAHELNFPSRIESDAAGIRVTSQFAPLTPDMGKSKYIERGTELQQILIENSQDEREQNHNCNTSITVGENVTQNQELLEPAMHSTINCTPDGKEGKNDGDLNKTPASRQRRRKHRPKVIVEGKTNRTKQNLKTPSSNPSARKRVRKSGLAKPSATPSIEVTGETSEQEMVKHRRKSCRRAITFDSQAQTRDGSLDSGPLEQGSLTQNSQSTTGLEEVRLEEVGSSTDPNWSMNQMLKKYESLSEKEAPPTELSSENNSSEQKQPSKSQMENNTEQNGKVISNSDKENTVEVIPNDDNHPLPGNSHGLIFCKNPPLTSIEQATCCLRKRPRAIKQAHTGSINLTGVHYNTLSAYQSMSWMHFPHIYKKKRTEKGQNPVPSSAFTTATNFTRPESACSFNDPQRDHMVSKFNAWISGPQFNVCKSKTVAGHGGNDLQDKLQTYGGIVGLGQTGRTKKKPRTAKRVSSLAPPERISHWEKQPIYPTNHPPPAGSAKNINTSGTCVNGLFEMMHATVAKKKRTKKKPSNSTLLNINKDLEDRRFVSFSPWQFFPKTLGTASEHGNQICFIDLIAEQLKHLDINKESNNLGYREQALVPFNMQNQELNAIVVYGRDGTIVPFNPIKKRRPRPKVELDEETGRVWKLLMGNINSTGIDGTDEENIKWWEEERKVFQGRADSFIARMHLVQGDRRFSQWKGSVVDSVVGVFLTQNVSDHLSSSAFMSLAARFPPKPKCRQASSSQEPIIELNEPEEACMFNLEDSMKLNKQIIHQQISEEGSLMKDEMEKSEGRIIVDNNESSGSNVEDGSSNKEPEKKSFGSSHNILETFSNSVGEISLTETSSMQACFSGEKETYDSFSSQDFLDSSIPQTNESMEPSSEGNSEDLPSWSAEAHIDSSSKELVQMTGLNTLNANFTIDISVEQSENTITNNLVENKCDNRIDDTSQPDDPEISIKNSVYHLSGYQTQQNQTSKSLDVDCCQTSNGVQTSNDCQNKDEQFHTEQSTLTVESDNHANVEMELIVDIIEAPSSSSELSINAKDPGLTLQSQSSVIEDPQNVESPAECTNTVHGSPPNATEIATKPNPKEYNLLSNEFKELKPASSRSQSKQVAKEKDKINWDNLRKQTETNGKTRQRTENTMDSLDWEALRCADVNEIAHAIRERGMNNMLAERIKDFLNRLVKDHGSIDLEWLRDVEPDQAKEYLLSIRGLGLKSVECVRLLTLHHLAFPVDTNVGRIAVRLGWVPLQPLPESLQLHLLELYPVLESIQKYLWPRLCKLDQRTLYELHYQMITFGKVFCTKSKPNCNACPMRGECRHFASAFASARLGLPAPEDKRIVSTTECREPDNNQPRTIDQPMLSLPPSTISSEEIKPSESHECDGKTTAGACVPIIEEPATPEQETATQDPRIIDIEDAFYEDPDEIPTIKLNIEEFSQNLQNYVQKNMELQEGDMSKALIALTPEAASIPTPKLKNVSRLRTEHQVYELPDNHPLLEKLKLDRREPDDPSSYLLAIWTPGETANSIQLPEKRCSNQEHHQLCCEEECLSCNSVREANSFMVRGTLLIPCRTAMRGSFPLNGTYFQVNEVFADHESSLNPIDVPRDWIWNLPRRTVYFGTSIPTIFKGLSTQGIQHCFWRGFVCVRGFDQKTRAPRPLMARLHFPASKLNRGRGKTEDQ comes from the exons ATGGATTCCGGCCAACCTGAGGGAAATAAGGCTGATGTCCAAGGTGGTTCTTGGATTCCAGCGACACCCATGAAGCCCATTCTACCAAAACCACCGCTGCAGCCACTGATCTATGCAAGGATGGACCGGAATCAGCCACGACCATACTGGTTGGGATCAGACAGACTGTTCTCAAATTCTAACAAGGAAGCTGAGACTAGAAGTGGAGTTGCATGTTACGGTGGAGCTAATTCCATGACAGCTAATGGTTCTAACGACTGGGAAGCAGCTCAGGCTAGGCAGTTTCAAGTGGCCCGTAATGATAATGGAACAGTGACGATACATTCCATGGATGCACTGGGGGGCATTCCATTTTTGCAGCTAATGGCTTTGGCAGATGCGGCTTCTATTGTGGGTGCTGATGCTGCATTGGGTGGAAATGCAAGTGACTTGTTCGATTCTGGCTCTAGCTATCAAATTGAATTGGAGTCTAGCTCTATGAAGGATCGTTTCGGTGGCAGCTGCGTACCAGAAGCAAAAGAGT ATGTTCCATCTGAACATGGCAGCCAGTATGCCCATGAACTCAATTTTCCATCGAGGATAGAGTCAGATGCAGCTGGTATTAGAGTAACCTCCCAATTTGCCCCTTTGACACCAGACATGGGCAAGAGTAAATATATCGAAAGAGGGACGGAACTACAGCAGATACTAATTGAGAACAGCCAAGATGAGAGAGAACAGAACCATAACTGTAATACTTCAATAACAGTTGGTGAAAACGTGACACAAAATCAAGAACTTCTTGAACCTGCAATGCACTCAACAATTAATTGTACCCCAGATGGAAAGGAAGGCAAGAACGATGGTGACCTGAATAAAACACCAGCATCAAGACAGAGAAGGAGAAAACATAGACCTAAGGTCATAGTTGAAGGAAAGACTAAcagaacaaaacaaaatttgaagacACCTAGTTCCAATCCAAGTGCGAGAAAGCGTGTCAGGAAAAGTGGACTTGCTAAGCCTTCAGCAACTCCCTCAATAGAAGTAACAGGTGAAACCTCAGAACAAGAAATGGTCAAGCATAGGAGAAAGTCATGCAGGAGAGCCATAACTTTTGATTCACAGGCCCAAACAAGAGATGGATCCCTCGATTCAGGGCCATTGGAACAAGGTTCACTGACTCAAAACAGTCAATCAACTACAGGACTAGAGGAAGTGAGGCTTGAAGAGGTAGGCTCTTCCACTGATCCAAATTGGTCCATGAATCAAATGCTGAAAAAATACGAGTCTCTATCTGAGAAAGAAGCCCCACCCACTGAACTTTCATCTGAAAATAATTCTTCTGAGCAAAAACAGCCTTCGAAAAGCCAAATGGAGAACAATACAGAACAAAATGGTAAAGTAATTTCCAATTCTGATAAAGAAAACACGGTAGAAGTCATCCCAAATGATGATAATCATCCATTACCAGGAAATTCGCATGGTCTTATCTTCTGCAAGAACCCCCCATTGACGTCAATAGAGCAAGCAACTTGTTGCCTTAGGAAACGTCCTCGGGCCATCAAACAAGCACATACTGGGAGCATAAATTTAACAGGAGTCCATTATAATACATTATCTGCATATCAGTCGATGTCCTGGATGCATTTTCCCCACAtttacaagaaaaaaagaactgAGAAGGGGCAGAACCCTGTTCCCTCAAGTGCATTTACCACGGCCACAAATTTCACAAGACCAGAAAGTGCATGCTCTTTCAATGACCCCCAAAGAGATCACATGGTATCAAAATTCAACGCCTGGATATCTGGACCTCAGTTTAATGTTTGTAAAAGTAAAACTGTAGCTGGGCATGGAGGAAATGATCTTCAGGATAAGTTGCAAACATATGGAGGTATCGTGGGCTTGGGTCAGACTGggagaacaaaaaagaaacctAGAACAGCCAAACGAGTTTCTAGCTTGGCTCCACCAGAAAGAATTAGTCATTGGGAGAAGCAGCCAATATATCCTACTAATCACCCTCCCCCAGCCGGTTCTgcaaaaaatataaatacatcCGGAACATGTGTAAATGGACTATTCGAGATGATGCATGCAACAGTggcaaagaagaaaagaacaaagAAGAAACCTTCAAACTCAACACTTCTCAATATAAATAAAGATCTTGAGGACCGAAGATTTGTATCCTTCAGTCCCTGGCAATTCTTTCCCAAGACATTAG GAACTGCCTCAGAACACGGTAATCAAATATGCTTTATTGATCTCATAGCTGAACAATTAAAGCATCTAGACATCAACAAGGAAAGCAACAATTTGGGATATAGAGAGCAAGCACTTGTACCCTTTAACATGCAAAATCAGGAGCTCAATGCTATTGTAGTTTATGGAAGAGATGGAACTATTGTACCATTTAATCCTATAAAGAAACGACGTCCACGACCAAAAGTTGAGCTTGATGAAGAGACTGGTAGAGTATGGAAGCTTCTGATGGGAAATATAAACAGTACAGGCATTGATGGAACAGATGAAGAAAATATCAAATGGTGGGAAGAAGAGAGGAAGGTGTTTCAAGGACGAGCAGATTCATTTATTGCTCGGATGCATCTTGTTCAAG GAGATAGGCGTTTCTCTCAATGGAAGGGATCAGTCGTGGACTCTGTGGTTGGAGTATTCCTAACTCAGAATGTCTCAGATCACCTTTCTAG CTCTGCCTTCATGTCTCTTGCTGCACGTTTTCCTCCTAAGCCAAAGTGTCGCCAAGCATCATCCTCTCAAGAGCCAATTATAGAGTTGAATGAACCCGAAGAAGCATGCATGTTCAATTTAGAGGATAGCATGAAATTGAACAAACAGATAATACATCAGCAAATAAGTGAAGAGGGCTCTTTGATGAAAGATGAAATGGAAAAAAGTGAAGGACGAATAATTGTTGACAACAATGAATCATCCGGAAGTAATGTAGAGGATGGGAGCTCAAACAAAGAACcagaaaagaaaagttttggTTCATCTCATAACATTCTTGAGACATTTAGCAATTCTGTGGGAGAAATATCGTTGACCGAAACCAGCTCAATGCAAGCATGTTTCTCCGGAGAGAAAGAAACATATGATTCATTTTCATCTCAAGACTTTTTGGATTCATCAATTCCTCAAACCAATGAGAGTATGGAACCATCCTCAGAAGGAAACTCAGAAGATCTACCAAGCTGGTCCGCAGAGGCACACATCGACTCTTCATCAAAGGAGCTTGTTCAGATGACAGGACTAAATACTTTAAATGCTAATTTTACCATTGATATCTCCGTTGAACAGTCAGAAAATACCATCACCAACAACTTAGTAGAAAATAAGTGTGACAATAGAATAGATGACACTTCCCAACCAGATGATCCTGAAATATCCATAAAAAATTCTGTTTATCATTTGAGTGGTTACCAAACGCAGCAAAACCAGACCTCAAAATCATTGGATGTTGACTGCTGTCAGACAAGCAATGGAGTTCAAACTTCTAATGATTGCCAGAACAAGGACGAACAATTTCATACTGAACAAAGTACACTGACAGTCGAATCTGACAATCATGCTAATGTTGAGATGGAGCTCATAGTAGATATCATTGAAGCACCATCATCAAGTAGTGAATTAAGCATCAACGCAAAGGACCCAGGTTTGACCTTACAGTCTCAAAGCAGTGTGATTGAAGACCCTCAAAATGTGGAGTCACCAGCAGAATGTACAAATACTGTGCATGGAAGTCCACCAAATGCTACAGAAATAGCAACAAAGCCAAATCCAAAGGAGTATAATCTACTTAGTAATGAGTTCAAAGAGTTGAAACCTGCCTCCTCAAGATCTCAGAGTAAGCAAGTTGCAaaggaaaaagataaaattaattGGGACAACTTACGAAAGCAGACAGAAACCAACGGAAAGACACGGCAGAGAACTGAAAATACGATGGATTCATTGGATTGGGAAGCTTTAAGATGTGCGGATGTGAATGAGATTGCACATGCCATCAGAGAACGGGGCATGAACAACATGCTTGCTGAACGAATCAAG GATTTTCTAAACCGTCTGGTGAAAGATCATGGGAGCATTGATCTCGAATGGTTAAGAGATGTGGAACCAGACCAGGCAAA AGAATATCTACTAAGCATAAGAGGATTGGGACTGAAAAGTGTGGAGTGTGTGCGGCTTCTTACCCTCCATCATCTTGCCTTCCCC GTTGATACAAATGTTGGGCGTATAGCTGTACGACTAGGATGGGTACCTCTTCAACCACTACCAGAGTCCCTACAGTTGCATCTTCTAGAATT GTACCCTGTGCTGGAGTCGATCCAAAAGTATCTATGGCCTCGGCTTTGCAAGCTTGACCAAAGAACACT GTATGAGTTGCACTACCAAATGATTACATTTGGAAAG GTCTTTTGTACCAAAAGCAAACCAAATTGTAATGCTTGTCCAATGAGAGGAGAATGTAGGCATTTCGCAAGCGCATTTGCAAG TGCAAGGCTTGGCCTTCCAGCACCAGAAGATAAAAGAATAGTCAGTACTACTGAGTGCAGAGAACCAGACAATAACCAACCCAGAACAATTGACCAACCAATGCTGTCCCTCCCTCCGTCGACAATATCATCTGAAGAGATCAAGCCATCAGAAAGCCATGAATGTGATGGTAAGACTACAGCTGGTGCATGTGTACCCATTATTGAAGAACCAGCAACACCAGAGCAAGAAACCGCCACCCAAGACCCAAGAATCATCGACATTGAGGATGCCTTCTACGAAGACCCTGATGAAATTCCTACAATAAAACTAAACATTGAGGAGTTCTCACAGAACTTACAGAACTATGTTCAAAAGAATATGGAACTTCAAGAAGGTGACATGTCAAAAGCCTTAATTGCATTAACCCCAGAAGCCGCGTCAATTCCCACGCCCAAACTTAAGAATGTCAGCCGGCTGCGAACAGAGCATCAAGT CTATGAACTTCCAGATAACCACCCTCTTCTTGAGAAG TTGAAGTTGGATAGAAGAGAGCCAGATGATCCTTCCTCATACCTTTTGGCTATATGGACACCAG GCGAAACAGCAAATTCCATCCAACTACCAGAAAAAAGATGCAGTAATCAAGAACACCATCAATTGTGTTGTGAGGAGGAGTGCCTCTCATGCAACAGTGTCAGAGAAGCCAACTCCTTCATGGTTCGAGGGACTCTTTTG ATACCATGTCGGACAGCAATGAGAGGAAGCTTTCCACTGAATGGCACTTACTTTCAAGTCAATGAG GTGTTTGCGGATCACGAATCAAGCCTCAACCCAATAGATGTTCCAAGAGACTGGATATGGAATCTACCTAGACGCACCGTATATTTTGGGACCTCCATACCAACAATATTCAAAG GTTTATCAACACAAGGCATCCAACACTGTTTCTGGAGAG GGTTCGTCTGTGTAAGAGGTTTTGATCAAAAAACAAGAGCGCCCCGACCATTGATGGCCAGGCTTCATTTTCCAGCCAGCAAATTGAAcagaggaagaggcaaaacagaGGATCAATAA